The following are encoded in a window of Miltoncostaea marina genomic DNA:
- a CDS encoding TetR/AcrR family transcriptional regulator translates to MPRLWSDSIAAHRLEVVEAVLDATGRLVAEQGPLSVTMSQIAEAAGIARATLYKYFPSLEAVLTAWHRRQVGAHLDELEAVRARHGSGGEALEALLATYGRIVRENPPGRVPVLHADEHVARARAHLLELVTGAVDDGVRGGLLRDDVPARELAAFCVHAMAGAAELPTAAAVKRLLRLTLEAVRRRAGTRRGRTSTS, encoded by the coding sequence ATGCCGCGCCTGTGGTCCGACTCCATCGCAGCCCACCGGCTGGAGGTCGTCGAGGCGGTGCTCGATGCCACCGGCCGCCTCGTCGCCGAACAGGGGCCGCTGTCGGTCACGATGTCCCAGATCGCGGAGGCCGCCGGCATCGCGCGCGCGACGCTCTACAAGTACTTCCCGAGCCTGGAGGCGGTGCTGACCGCCTGGCACCGGCGGCAGGTGGGGGCGCACCTGGACGAGCTCGAGGCAGTCCGCGCACGCCACGGCTCAGGAGGGGAGGCGCTCGAGGCGCTCCTGGCCACCTATGGGCGGATCGTGCGCGAGAACCCTCCGGGCCGGGTGCCGGTGCTGCACGCCGACGAGCACGTTGCGCGGGCGAGGGCCCACCTGCTGGAGCTCGTGACCGGCGCCGTCGACGACGGCGTCCGCGGCGGCCTACTGCGTGACGATGTTCCCGCCCGGGAGCTGGCCGCCTTCTGCGTCCACGCGATGGCCGGCGCCGCGGAGTTACCGACGGCGGCGGCCGTCAAGCGCCTGCTTCGTCTGACGCTGGAAGCAGTGCGCCGCCGAGCGGGAACACGCCGCGGGCGAACGTCGACTTCTTGA
- a CDS encoding DUF2269 family protein has product MPPLVRKTTLTAHVVSSVGWLGSVIAFLVLAALGFGGGDPRTVSTVYVSLDPLASFAVLPLGIAALLTGVLQALGTPWGLIRHHWVLAKLVLTAVATGLLVLHLDPIRDAAEIARSPSASPTDLGELRGQLVVYASAALVALTAATALSVFKPAGRTRWGRRREQAGHRRA; this is encoded by the coding sequence ATGCCGCCGCTCGTGCGCAAGACCACCCTCACCGCGCACGTCGTCTCCTCGGTCGGCTGGCTCGGGTCCGTGATCGCCTTCCTGGTGCTGGCGGCGCTGGGGTTCGGCGGCGGCGACCCGCGTACCGTGAGCACCGTCTACGTCTCGCTCGATCCGCTCGCGAGCTTCGCGGTGCTGCCGCTGGGGATCGCCGCCCTCCTGACGGGCGTGCTCCAGGCCCTGGGCACGCCATGGGGGCTGATCCGCCACCACTGGGTACTCGCCAAGCTCGTTCTCACGGCGGTCGCCACGGGCCTGCTGGTGCTCCATCTCGACCCGATCAGGGATGCGGCCGAGATCGCCCGCTCGCCGTCGGCGTCGCCCACGGATCTCGGCGAGCTCCGAGGGCAGCTCGTGGTGTACGCCTCGGCGGCGCTTGTCGCGCTCACCGCCGCGACGGCGCTGTCCGTCTTCAAGCCCGCCGGGCGGACCCGGTGGGGACGGCGACGCGAGCAGGCGGGCCACCGCCGAGCTTGA